Proteins from a genomic interval of Watersipora subatra chromosome 10, tzWatSuba1.1, whole genome shotgun sequence:
- the LOC137406686 gene encoding coiled-coil domain-containing protein 169-like: MRTGKHTWHLVSKMAADDNSYSEDYELEKIKSEILQEKQMKEMLEKSTSEMKQTVDQLEKRIDSIDSEGNEWKTRYETQEEINLQLQRQILLIQQKMESTKQSLTELKRSPHQHDLSSEDFIAEPTQFTVQNLRKHQNSLQNQIRDLEWRLDQESKAYHKANDERKQYMVEINTANFALDNMLKRSQQQLAQQQHTSGSSPNFRNIPEDQRVIDPRRGPIKKTAAVKTLPRLEGNETARF; encoded by the exons aTGCGCACAGGAAAGCACACTTG GCACCTTGTAAGCAAAATGGCCGCGGATGACAATTCCTATTCGGAAGACTATGAACTTGAGAAGATAAAAAGCGAAATTCTACAAGAAAAACAGATGAA AGAAATGTTAGAGAAGTCAACAAGTGAAATGAAACAGACAGTTGATCAACTAGAAAAGAGAATTGATAGCATCGACAGTGAAG GAAATGAATGGAAAACTCGTTATGAGACACAAGAGGAGATCAATTTGCAGCTACAACGGCAAATTCTGTTGATCCAACAAAAGATGGAGAGCACAAAACAAAGTTTAACTGAGT TGAAGAGGTCGCCCCACCAGCATGATCTTTCTTCTGAAGACTTCATAGCAGAG CCAACACAGTTTACTGTGCAGAACCTGCGTAAGCATCAGAACAGCCTCCAAAATCAAATCAGGGATTTAGAGTGGAGACTTGATCAAGAAAGTAAAGCTTATCACAAG GCAAATGATGAACGAAAGCAGTATATGGTAGAGATCAACACTGCAAATTTTGCCTTGGATAACATGTTAAAGAGGTCACAACAGCAACTGGCACAGCAGCAGCATACCTCAGGGTCATCTCCAAACTTCAG AAATATTCCGGAAGATCAAAGAGTGATCGATCCTCGACGAGGGCCAATTAAGAAGACAGCAGCTGTAAAAACTTTGCCAAGATTAGAAGGAAACGAAACCGCAAGATTTTAA